The following nucleotide sequence is from Pseudomonas sp. S09G 359.
GCTGGCGCCTGCGCAACATCATCAAGAAGTATTCCGACCACATCGCCCTGCCCATCGAACTGCCGAAAGAACAGGCGGCCGCTGAAGGCGAAGAGCAGCCTGCCCAAGAATGGGAAGTGGTCAACCGCGCCAGCGCCCTGTGGACCCGCCCTCGCACTGAAGTGAAGGACGAGGAATACCAGGAGTTCTACAAGCACATCGCCCACGACTACGAAAACCCGCTGAGCTGGAGCCACAACAAGGTCGAAGGCAAGCTGGAATACAGCTCGCTGCTCTACGTACCGGCCCGTGCTCCGTTCGACCTGTATCAGCGTGAAGCGCCAAAAGGCCTCAAGCTTTACGTGCAGCGCGTGTTCGTGATGGACCAGGCGGAATCCTTCCTGCCGCTGTACCTGCGCTTTATCAAAGGCGTGGTCGACTCCAATGATCTGTCGCTGAACGTGTCGCGGGAAATCCTGCAGAAAGACCCGATCATCGACTCGATGAAGTCGGCGCTGACCAAGCGCGTACTCGACATGCTGGAAAAACTGGCGAAAAACGAGCCTGAGCAATACAAGGGCTTCTGGAAAAACTTCGGCCAGGTCATGAAAGAAGGCCCGGCGGAAGATTTTGCCAACAAGGAAAAAATCGCCGGCCTGCTGCGCTTTGCATCCACCAACGGTGATGACGGTGAGCAGAGCGTTGCCCTGGCCGAGTACCTGGCGCGCGCCAAGGAAGGTCAGGACAAGATCTACTACCTGACCGGCGAAACCTACGCCCAGGTCAAGAACAGCCCGCACCTGGAAGTCTTCCGCAAGAAAGGCATCGAAGTGCTGCTGCTGACCGACCGTATCGATGAGTGGCTGATGAGCTACCTCAGCGAGTTCGACGGCAAGACCTTCGTCGACGTCGCCCGTGGTGACCTGGACCTGGGTAACCTGGACTCCGAAGAAGAGAAGAAAGAAGCCGAAGAAGTCGCCAAGGCCAAAGAAGGTCTGGTTGAGCGGATCAAGACTGCCTTGGGCGATGCCGTCAGCGAAGTGCGGGTTTCCCACCGTCTGACTGATTCCCCGGCGATCCTGGCCATCGGTGAGCAGGACCTGGGCATGCAGATGCGTCAGATCCTCGAAGCCAGCGGCCAGAAGGTTCCGGACTCCAAGCCGATCTTCGAATTCAACCCGGCTCACCCGTTGATCGAGAAACTCGACGGCGAGCAGAGCGAAGAGCGGTTTGGCGACCTGTCGCACATCCTCTTCGACCAAGCGGCCCTGGCCGCCGGCGACAGCCTGAAAGACCCGGCCGCCTACGTGCGCCGCCTGAACAAGCTGTTGGTTGAACTGTCGGTTTGACCCTGATGTTGAAAAACCCGCTTCGGCGGGTTTTTTCGTTCTCGTGCACCTCAACTGGAGTAAATGATGAGCCAAGTCACTGTGCGTTCCGTGGTCTATCAGATTGATGGCCAGTCTTATGAGAGCCGTCTGGCGTTCGATGCCAGCCACAAGGGCCCGCTGCCGGGCCTGCTGATGGCGCCGAACTGGATGGGTGTGAGTGCCGGCGCTGAAGAAATCGCCAAGAGCGTGGCCAGCAAAGGCTATGTGGTGCTGATTGCCGACCTGTACGGGCAAACCGTGCGTCCGTCGAACGGTGATGAGGCCGGCGCGGCGATGATGCCGTTGAAGAATGACAACCCGGCGCTGATCAAGCGTATGCAGGCAGCCTTTGAGCAACTGCAAGGCCAGACCGAAGCCGCGGTGGACACCTCGAAGCTGGCAACCTTCGGCTTCTGTTTTGGCGGTTTTTGCTCGCTGGAGCTTGCGCGTACCGGCGCGCCACTGAAAGCTGCCGTATCTTTCCACGGCACTATCGATACCCAGAACCCGGCTGGCGCCAAACACGTCAAGGGTTCGGTGTTGGTGCTGCACGGCGCGTCCGACCCTCTGGTGCCAAAAGAACAGCTGCCGGCCTTTGAAGCCGAAATGAACGCGGCCGGTGTGGATTGGCAATTGCTGAGCTACGGCGGCGCGGTGCATTCCTTCACCGACCCGCACGCCAATGTACCGGGCAAGATGATGTACGACGCGAAGACCGCCAAGCGGGCTTTCCAGTCGATGCATAATTTGTTGGATGAAGTGTTCAAGGGCTAAAACTCTACCGCCTGTTCCGGCCCCTTCGCGAGCAAGTCGAATCGTCGCACCGCCCCTCCCACATTCGACCGCATTTAGTCTGTAGGAATGCGTTCAAATGTGGGAGGGGCGGTGCGACGATTCGACTTGCCCCCGATAGCTATCTCACTGGCAACTCAATTCTTTCAGTTTCACCCGGCACGGTCGGCCATTCCCCAGCCGCCCAACGCCGCCGAGCCTCGTCGATCTTCAACGGATCACTCGCGACAAAATTCCAATTGATCCGCCGCGGCCCATCCAGCGCCGCGCCACCCAGCACCACCAGATGGCAATCCGTCTCGGCAAACAGTGTCATCGCCTGACCCGCCGGTAATACCACCAAGCTATGCACCTCCAGCGCTTCACCGTCCAATTGTGCCTCCCCCTCCAGCACATACACCGCGCGTTCCTCGTGTTCATCCGGGATCAACAGGGTCGTGGCCGCCTGCATCTGTACTTCGGCATACAGCGTGGGCGACAGCACTGGCACGGGTGATTTGAGGCAGAAGCCGCTGCCGGCGATCAGCCGGATCTGTACGCCCAGGTTGTCGCTCACCGGCAGGCTCGCCGCCGGGTGATGGCTGTAATGCCCCGGCCCGGTTTCGTGGTCCTTGGGCGATGCCAGCCACACTTGCAGGCCATGCAGGCTGAAACCGCTGGCCTTCACCGCGTCGGGGGTGCGCTCAACGTGGGCAATTGCGCTGCCGGCGGTCATCCAACTGACGTCGCCGGCCTGCACCACCTGGTCCGAGCCCAGGCTGTCCTTGTGCTGCAGCACGCCTTCGAACAGGTAGGTGAGGGTGGATAGGCCAATATGCGGGTGCTGGCGGATATTCATGCCGCTGCCCGGCGCGTAGCGGGTGTGCAGCATGTGGTCGAAAAATACAAAAGGCCCGACGCTGCGGCATTCGCGCGACGGCAACGGGCGCAGGATCGGCTGGCCTTCGACATCTTCCGGGCGAGGGCGGATCACGGTGAGGGTGGTCATGGTGCATCCCAGTCTGAGCGGGTTGGATGGCAATGAGCATAACCCGCTCGACGCAAGGTTGCCGCTATTGGCTGAAGGCACCTTCGGACAGTTTTGTCTCGATGCTGATCTCGGCCGTGGTCATCAGTTTATGCACCGGGCATTTTTCGGCCACACGGTGCAGTTCTTCCCGCTGTTCATCGGTGAGCACGCCCTTGAGGGTCAGCTTGACGCTGAGCGCGTATTTGCCTTTTTGCTCTTCGGTGGCGTCGTGGGTGACTTCCACCGTTACGCCGGTGAGCGGGATGTCCTTTTTCTGCGCATACAACCTGACCGTCAGCGCTTTGCACGACGCCAGCGCAGCATCGAAGTAATCGTGGGGGGAGGGCGCCGAATCGTCACCGCCCAAGCTTTTGGGCAGGTCAGTAAACAGCTCGTGATTGTTGATGTTGACGCTGTGGCGGAAGTTTTCAGCGTTCAGCGTATTCACGGTAACAGGCATGGCAAACCTCACAGGGTGGCAGGATGAAGGTCTTCCAGTTATAGAGCATGTTGGCACTGGGGTGTTCCGTGTTTTTTGCCGGTGAACCCGTTTGCAGGGCGCAAGGTCTACCGGTATTCAGCCCTTTTTGAGGACGCACCGTGCCCTGGACCCCTCTGAGCGTTGCCCTGTTGCTCGCCGCCACCAGCTTTGCCGCACAGGCTCGCGACTATGCCTACAGCGACGCGCACCTGCACTACGTGGATTTTTTCCAGGAAACCGCAGGCATGGATAAATTGCTTAAGGCCATGCAAGAGAATCGCATCGAGCATGTGATGATTTCCGGCATCCCTGTCGCCAAGAAATGGCACGAAGACGAGCCCAAGCGCCCGCGCTACTACGCCGGCGACGATGCGGATGCCTATTGGTACAGCGCCACTGACGTGATCGTCGCGGCGGCGGTAAATAAACTGACACCCGAACAGCGCCAGCACTTTCATCCGTTTCTGTCCGGCTTCAACCCCAACGACAAGAACTCCGCGGCCCATATCCAGCGCATGCTCGACCTCAACCCAGGGCTGTGGCAGGGCATTGGCGAAGTGTTCACCCGCCACGATGACCTGACGGCCCTGACCTCCGGCGACACCCCGCGCGCCAACAATGAAGCCATGACGCGCATCTATCACCTGGCGGCCGAAAATGACCTGCCGGTGATGCTGCATTCCAATATCACCTCCAAGCGCGAGCGCAACCCGCTGTACCTGGCGGAGGTGGAGGAGCCGCTGCGCAACCATCCGCACACCCGCTTTATCTGGGCCCACGCGGGTACCAGCAAGGAAATCCATCGCCATCAGGTGCAGATGGACTTTTTGCTGCCCACCTTGAGCCGCATGCTGGAGGCCTACCCCAATCTTTACATCGACCTGTCCTGGAGCATGCTCACGCCGTACTTACTCGACGACGCGGGCAAGCCCCGGCCGGAGTGGGTCAAGCTGGTAGAACGCTTCCCGGAGCGCTTTATGCTCGGCTCGGATGTTGTAGGGCGCTTCAACAAGTTGGGTAAGGAGATGCGCCGGTTTGAGCCCTTCCTCGATGCGTTGCCTGAGGAGGTTGCCCACAAGGTCGCGCAGGACAACTTCCTGGCCATCCTGCCCAAGGCGCCTCGCGATTTGGGCGCGCGTTGATATCGCGTTTTGGTCTTACGCAAATCGGCTAGCGCGCCGATAACTTTCAAGAGACCTGCTGCAGGTGGATGCAGCGCTTTTGGAAGGAACCTGTGTAATGAGTATTCGTAGTCTGAATATCGCCCCGCGCGCCGGCCTGGGCTTTGGTGTGTTGGCCTTGATGGTGTTTGCGCTGGGCGGCTTTGCCCTGTTGCAGATGGCCAATATGCGCCAGCAGTCGGACCAGGTGGAAAACAACTGGTTGCCCAGCGTGATGGCGGTGGGGGAGATGAGCCAGGACCTGCTGCGGGTGCGCGCGCTGACCTTGCGCCTGCTGCTCAACCGCGAGCCCCAGGCGCTGACGCAGAATGAACAGAAGCTCAACGACCTGAAAAGTGGCCTGCACCGCGCGCAAACGCTGTACGAAGCGCTGATCGTGCTGCCCGAGGAGCGCACGCTGTTTGATCGCTTCAAGGTCCAGGAGCAGCAGTACCTGCAACGTCAGGAGCAGGTCATGGGGTTTTCCCAGGCCAATCAGCTCGACGATGCTATTCGGGTGGTCAATGGCGAGATGAATCAACTGGCCGATGAAATGGCCACCACCCTGCGCGAGCTGGTCAGCCTCAACAAAGCCAGTGCCAACCAGGCCGCGAGCCTCGCGCAACGGGTGTTCAGCGAGTCGCGCAGTTGGGTGGTCGGCATGATTGTGCTGACTGCGCTGATCACCATCGGCCTGGCGGTATGGCTGACCCGCAGTATTGTGTTGCCGCTGGCCCAGTCACTGAAAGTGGCCCAGGGCGTCGCCAGTGGCGACCTGACCGGCGAGATCAGTGTCACTGGCAATGATGAGCCGGCGCGCTTGCAGCAGGCGCTCAAGGGCATGCAGGAAAACCTGCGCGACACCATCCGGCGTATCTCTGAGTCGTCGAACCAGCTGGCATCGGCCTCCGAGGAACTCAGCTGCGTGACCGAGGACGCCACCCGTGGCCTGCATCAGCAAAACCAGGAAATCGAACAGGCCGCCACGGCGGTCAACCAGATGACGGCGGCGGTGGAAGAGGTGGCGAGCAATGCAGTGGCCACGTCCCAGGCGTCCCGTGAGTCGGACCGCATTGCCCAGCGTGGGCGTGAGCAAGTGCAGCAGACGGTGGTGTCGATCGAAGCGCTGGCTGACGATGTGACCGCCAATGCCACCGAGGTCGGGGATCTGGCGCAGAAGGTCTATGGCATCAGCAAAGTGCTGGATGTGATCCGCTCGATTGCCGAGCAGACCAATCTGCTGGCGCTGAACGCCGCCATCGAGGCGGCGCGTGCCGGGGATGCCGGGCGCGGTTTTGCGGTGGTGGCCGATGAGGTGCGCGCGCTGGCCCATCGCACGCAGCAGTCGACCCAGGAAATCGAGCAGATGATCAGCGGCATCCAGCAGGGCACCGACCAGGCCGTCAGCTCGATGCAGCAGAGCAACACGCGCGCACGTTCCACCCTGGATATCGCCAAATCGGCGGGGCTGGCGCTGGAGGAAATTGCCTCGGCGTTTACCTTGATCAATGAGCGCAACCTGGTGATCGCCAGTGCGTCGGAGCAACAAGCGGCGGTGGCGCGGGAGGTGGATCGCAATTTGATGAATATTCGTGATCTGGCGCATCAGACGTCGACCGGGGCGAATCAGACCAGTGCGGCGAGCCACGAGTTGTCGCGGTTGGCGGTGGATTTGAATTCGATGGTGGCGCGGTTTTCGGTGTAGGGCTGGGGGCCGAGTTGCCCCCGATACAGGCGACTCCGTCCTGATTTCAGTCACCCACAAAAAAGCCCCGAACCAGTCGGGGCTTTTTTATGCGCTCAAGCTACAGGCCTTACTTGCCCTGCCAGCGTTTCAGCACCAGGGTGGCGTTAGTGCCACCAAAGCCGAAGCTGTTGCTCATCACGGTGTCGATCTTGGCGTTTTCAACGGTCTTGGTCAGGATCGGCATATCAGCCACAACCGGATCAATCTCGTCGATGTTGGCCGAGCCGGCCATGAAGTTGCCTTCCATCATCAGCAGGCAGTAGATCGCTTCGTGAACGCCAGCGGCGCCCAGGGAGTGACCGGACAGGCTCTTGGTAGAGCTGATGGCCGGAGCCTTGTCGCCGAATACCGCACGCACACCTTCCATTTCCTTGGCGTCGCCGACCGGAGTCGAGGTGCCGTGGGTGTTCAGGTAGTCGATTGGGGTATCAACGGTGGACATGGCCATCTGCATGCAACGGATGGCGCCTTCGCCGCTTGGGGCAACCATGTCGTAGCCATCGGAAGTAGCGCCGTAGCCGACGATTTCCGCGTAGATCTTGGCACCACGGGCCAGAGCGTGTTCCAGCTCCTCGACCACCACCATGCCGCCACCGCCGGCGATGACGAAACCGTCACGCTTGGCGTCGTAGGCGCGGGAGGCTTTTTCCGGGGTTTCGTTGTATTGGGTGGACAGCGCGCCCATGGCGTCGAACAGGAACGATTGGCTCCAATGCTCTTCTTCACCGCCGCCGGCGAATACGATGTCCTGCTTGCCCAGCTGGATCTGCTCAACGGCAGTACCGATGCAGTGAGCACTGGTGGCGCATGCGGAGGAGATCGAGTAGTTCACGCCCTTGATCTGGAACGGCGTGGCCAGGCAGGCCGAAACGGTGCTGCCCATGGTCCGCGTTACACGGTACGGGCCAACGCGCTTCACGCCTTTTTCGCGCAGGATGTCCAGCGCTTCCATCTGGTTCAGGGTGGATGCGCCGCCCGAGCCGGCGATCAGGCCGGTGCGTACGTTCGATACCTGGTCGTCGCTCAGGCCGGAGTCGGCGATGGCGTCTTTCATGGCCAGGTAGGCGTAGGCGGCAGCGTGGCCGACGAAGCGATAGATCTTGCGATCGATCAGTTCTTCGAGGGGCAGGTCGATGGAGCCGGAAACCTGGCTACGCAGACCCATTTCGGCATATTCCGGGTTGAAGCGGATGCCAGGGCGACTTGCACGCAGGTTAGCGGTGACGGTCTCTTTGTCATTGCCCAGGCAAGAAACGATGCCCAGACCAGTGATAACGACGCGGCGCATGCGGATAACCCTTAAAAGTTGTCAGTGGAAGTGAATACGCCAACCCGAAGGCCTTCGGCAGTATAGATCTCGCGACCGTCGACGCTCACCGAACCATCGGCGATGGCGAGGTTCAGCTTGCCCTTGAGGACGCGCTTGATTTGAATGTTGTAGGTGACTTTCTTGGCGGTCGGCAAGACCTGGCCAAAGAACTTCACTTCGCCCGAACCCAGGGCGCGGCCACGGCCCGGCAGGCCTTGCCAGCCGAGGAAGAAACCGACCAACTGCCACATGGCGTCGAGGCCCAGGCAGCCCGGCATCACAGGGTCGCCTTCGAAATGGCAGGCGAAGAACCACAGGTCCGGGGTGATATCCAGCTCGGCGACCAATTCACCTTTGCCGTACTTGCCACCCTCTTCGCTGATATGGGTGATGCGATCCACCATCAGCATGTTCGGGGCGGGCAGTTGCGCGTTACCTGGGCCGAACAGCTCACCGCGACTGCAGCGCAGCAGGTCTTCCCGAGTAAAGGCGTTTTGTTTGGTCATGCGAGCTCCTCAATAATCCCATGCGGCAGGGTAGGGCAAATCTTCCCGAACCGAATGAAGCGTTCATGCCTCATGTCGGCAGCCTACACATAGACTATTGCGTTGTAGTGAAAGTCACAGCGTTAAGGTACTGAATGTACACTTGTTCACTGAAATTTTAAACCGGGCCTGTTTATCAGCCCGTTCGGGTGCCTAAGACTGCCGCACTTTCGTCTTTCACGCCAGTCGGAGTTGGCTGATGGCGCGGCGCTACTGCACCCAACGCTGCAGTATTTGCTGCAAATCCGTACGTTTGAACGGCTTGGCCAGGTAATCGTTCATACCCGCTGCCAGGCAGGCTTCGCGGTCGCCCTGCAAGGCATTGGCGGTAAGGGCGATGATCGGCAGGTCGGCGCACCCCGGCAACTGGCGGATCTGCCGGGTGGCTTCATAGCCGTCGATCAGCGGTAGCCGGCAATCCATCAGGATCGCGGTGAAAATCAGGCTTTCAGCGCTGCGGATCGCCTCGGCGCCATCGGTCGCCAGGCTCACTTCAAAGCCCAGGCTGCGCAGCATGGCCTCGACCACAGTGCGGTTGACCGGGTTGTCTTCGACCAGCAGCACCTGGCGGCCGTCACCCGCGCCGGTTTTGCCTTCAGCGTTGCTGGCGATGTCCGGCACACTGTGCTGATCGATGGCCAGCGGGATTTCCAGGGTAAATACCGAGCCGCGACCTTCTTCGCTTTGGGCGCGCAGCGTGCCGCCCATGCGTTCGGCCAGAGTGCGGGCGATGGGCAGGCCCAGGCCGGTGCCGCCGTAACGTCTTGAAATGGAACTGTCAGCTTGCTGGAACGCATCAAACATTAATTCCAGGCGTTCGGCGGAAATCCCGATGCCGCTGTCGCGCACGGTGCAGGTGAACCACACCAGCTCATGGTCGAGGGTCTGCCACTGCGGTTCGACGCTGACGGTGCCGTGCTCGGTGAACTTCAATGCATTGCCGATCAGGTTCACCAGGATCTGGCGGATACGCGTCGGGTCGCCCTGCACCCGCAAGGCGCCCAGGCCCTGCGGAATCGGCAGCGTGAGCGTCAGCCCGCGTTGTTGGGCGCTGTGCTGGAAGGCCTGGGCGCAACTGCTGATCAGGTCGGCCAGGTTGAACGGGATATGTTCCAGCTCCAGGGCTGCGCGTTCGATGCGCGAGAAGTCGAGAATGTCGTTGATGACCTTGAGCAGATGCTCGGTGGACTCAGAGGCCAGCGCCGCGTATTCGGTCTGTTCCTCGGTCATCTCGGTGGTTTCCAGCAGTTGCAGCATGCCCAGTACGCCGTTCATCGGCGTGCGCAGTTCGTGGCTCATCATCGCCAGGAAGTCCGATTTGGCACTGTTCGCCCGTTCGGCTTCCTCGCGGGTCTCGATCAACTGGGCCATGGCCTGCTGCTGTTCGCGGCTGGCCTGGTTGAGGCCCTCGGCAAGGTTGTTGATATGCCGCGAAAGGTCGCCCAGCTCCGAGTCATCCACAATCGGCAGCGGTGTCTTGTAGTCGCCTTGCTGGATGGCTTTTACCGCATGGCCCATGGCGCTGATCGGCTGCGACAGGCTGGCGGCCAGGCGCCGCGCGAGCAGGAACGTGAACAGCAGGGCGAACAACGCCAAGATGCCGGCCTTGAACAGGATTTCCTGCTGGCGCTGGCTGAACGCGTCGTTGGACATGCCGACGATCACTCGCCCCAGGTAGTCAGCCCGGGGCGCCTTGGGTTCGTTGAGGTTGTCCTGGAAAAAGTCATTGCCCAACTGGATGTGCTGCAAGCGGATCGGCGCCTGGAAGACTTTCACCGACAGCGAGCGGTCATGTGTCTCCGAGGGTTGCTCGACATACACCAGAATGTTCTCGCTGCTGTCCTGAATCTCCAGGAAACGCACATGGGGCGTGGCCAGCGTGGCGCGCAGCAGGCTGTCGAGCACGTCGTTGTTGCCGGAGATCACGCCGTATTCGGTAGCGGGCGCCAGTTGGTTGGCGATCAGCTGGCCGGTGTGGTCCAGTTCCTGGCGCAAGTCCTGGATACGCACGAAGGTAAAGAAGCTGATCAACAGCAACGTCAGCAACAGTGCCGGGCCCAGGGTGATGAGCTGGGTGCGGGTGTTGATGTCCCAACGACGACGCAAGGTCATGGGTGTTGTTCTCCTTCGGCCAATCGGGCGGCGACGCTGGCTTCGTCCACCTGTTCGATCCCCAGTGAGCGTGCGACTTGCGGGTTGCCCACGACTTTGAAGTGTTTTGGGTACAACGTGCGCGGCCAATTGGCGGGCGGCTGGTCAAGCATATGATCGAGCACGGTCAGCCAGTCGGCCTGGTCGCTGTAGGTGCTGGCCAGGCTCCCGGCCCGCACGAACCCGGCATTCGGGCCCACCAGCGGCAATTGCTGGGCGTAGCTGCTCAGCAGCAGGTTCTTGGCGGTTTTCGGGTTGTACAGCTGCGGGTCGTCGAGGCCGAGCAAGACGTCGCTGTTCCT
It contains:
- a CDS encoding amidohydrolase family protein — translated: MPWTPLSVALLLAATSFAAQARDYAYSDAHLHYVDFFQETAGMDKLLKAMQENRIEHVMISGIPVAKKWHEDEPKRPRYYAGDDADAYWYSATDVIVAAAVNKLTPEQRQHFHPFLSGFNPNDKNSAAHIQRMLDLNPGLWQGIGEVFTRHDDLTALTSGDTPRANNEAMTRIYHLAAENDLPVMLHSNITSKRERNPLYLAEVEEPLRNHPHTRFIWAHAGTSKEIHRHQVQMDFLLPTLSRMLEAYPNLYIDLSWSMLTPYLLDDAGKPRPEWVKLVERFPERFMLGSDVVGRFNKLGKEMRRFEPFLDALPEEVAHKVAQDNFLAILPKAPRDLGAR
- the htpG gene encoding molecular chaperone HtpG, giving the protein MSVETQKETLGFQTEVKQLLHLMIHSLYSNKEIFLRELISNASDAVDKLRFEALSKPELLEGGAELKIRVSFDKDAKTVTLEDNGIGMSRDDAITHLGTIAKSGTADFMKNLSGDQKKDSHLIGQFGVGFYSAFIVADQVEVFSRRAGLDASEGVHWSSKGEGEFEIATIDKADRGTRIVLHLKDGEDEFADGWRLRNIIKKYSDHIALPIELPKEQAAAEGEEQPAQEWEVVNRASALWTRPRTEVKDEEYQEFYKHIAHDYENPLSWSHNKVEGKLEYSSLLYVPARAPFDLYQREAPKGLKLYVQRVFVMDQAESFLPLYLRFIKGVVDSNDLSLNVSREILQKDPIIDSMKSALTKRVLDMLEKLAKNEPEQYKGFWKNFGQVMKEGPAEDFANKEKIAGLLRFASTNGDDGEQSVALAEYLARAKEGQDKIYYLTGETYAQVKNSPHLEVFRKKGIEVLLLTDRIDEWLMSYLSEFDGKTFVDVARGDLDLGNLDSEEEKKEAEEVAKAKEGLVERIKTALGDAVSEVRVSHRLTDSPAILAIGEQDLGMQMRQILEASGQKVPDSKPIFEFNPAHPLIEKLDGEQSEERFGDLSHILFDQAALAAGDSLKDPAAYVRRLNKLLVELSV
- a CDS encoding pirin family protein; its protein translation is MTTLTVIRPRPEDVEGQPILRPLPSRECRSVGPFVFFDHMLHTRYAPGSGMNIRQHPHIGLSTLTYLFEGVLQHKDSLGSDQVVQAGDVSWMTAGSAIAHVERTPDAVKASGFSLHGLQVWLASPKDHETGPGHYSHHPAASLPVSDNLGVQIRLIAGSGFCLKSPVPVLSPTLYAEVQMQAATTLLIPDEHEERAVYVLEGEAQLDGEALEVHSLVVLPAGQAMTLFAETDCHLVVLGGAALDGPRRINWNFVASDPLKIDEARRRWAAGEWPTVPGETERIELPVR
- a CDS encoding OsmC family protein, giving the protein MPVTVNTLNAENFRHSVNINNHELFTDLPKSLGGDDSAPSPHDYFDAALASCKALTVRLYAQKKDIPLTGVTVEVTHDATEEQKGKYALSVKLTLKGVLTDEQREELHRVAEKCPVHKLMTTAEISIETKLSEGAFSQ
- the fabA gene encoding 3-hydroxyacyl-[acyl-carrier-protein] dehydratase FabA is translated as MTKQNAFTREDLLRCSRGELFGPGNAQLPAPNMLMVDRITHISEEGGKYGKGELVAELDITPDLWFFACHFEGDPVMPGCLGLDAMWQLVGFFLGWQGLPGRGRALGSGEVKFFGQVLPTAKKVTYNIQIKRVLKGKLNLAIADGSVSVDGREIYTAEGLRVGVFTSTDNF
- a CDS encoding methyl-accepting chemotaxis protein; the protein is MSIRSLNIAPRAGLGFGVLALMVFALGGFALLQMANMRQQSDQVENNWLPSVMAVGEMSQDLLRVRALTLRLLLNREPQALTQNEQKLNDLKSGLHRAQTLYEALIVLPEERTLFDRFKVQEQQYLQRQEQVMGFSQANQLDDAIRVVNGEMNQLADEMATTLRELVSLNKASANQAASLAQRVFSESRSWVVGMIVLTALITIGLAVWLTRSIVLPLAQSLKVAQGVASGDLTGEISVTGNDEPARLQQALKGMQENLRDTIRRISESSNQLASASEELSCVTEDATRGLHQQNQEIEQAATAVNQMTAAVEEVASNAVATSQASRESDRIAQRGREQVQQTVVSIEALADDVTANATEVGDLAQKVYGISKVLDVIRSIAEQTNLLALNAAIEAARAGDAGRGFAVVADEVRALAHRTQQSTQEIEQMISGIQQGTDQAVSSMQQSNTRARSTLDIAKSAGLALEEIASAFTLINERNLVIASASEQQAAVAREVDRNLMNIRDLAHQTSTGANQTSAASHELSRLAVDLNSMVARFSV
- the fabB gene encoding beta-ketoacyl-ACP synthase I; translated protein: MRRVVITGLGIVSCLGNDKETVTANLRASRPGIRFNPEYAEMGLRSQVSGSIDLPLEELIDRKIYRFVGHAAAYAYLAMKDAIADSGLSDDQVSNVRTGLIAGSGGASTLNQMEALDILREKGVKRVGPYRVTRTMGSTVSACLATPFQIKGVNYSISSACATSAHCIGTAVEQIQLGKQDIVFAGGGEEEHWSQSFLFDAMGALSTQYNETPEKASRAYDAKRDGFVIAGGGGMVVVEELEHALARGAKIYAEIVGYGATSDGYDMVAPSGEGAIRCMQMAMSTVDTPIDYLNTHGTSTPVGDAKEMEGVRAVFGDKAPAISSTKSLSGHSLGAAGVHEAIYCLLMMEGNFMAGSANIDEIDPVVADMPILTKTVENAKIDTVMSNSFGFGGTNATLVLKRWQGK
- a CDS encoding dienelactone hydrolase family protein, with translation MSQVTVRSVVYQIDGQSYESRLAFDASHKGPLPGLLMAPNWMGVSAGAEEIAKSVASKGYVVLIADLYGQTVRPSNGDEAGAAMMPLKNDNPALIKRMQAAFEQLQGQTEAAVDTSKLATFGFCFGGFCSLELARTGAPLKAAVSFHGTIDTQNPAGAKHVKGSVLVLHGASDPLVPKEQLPAFEAEMNAAGVDWQLLSYGGAVHSFTDPHANVPGKMMYDAKTAKRAFQSMHNLLDEVFKG
- a CDS encoding ATP-binding protein, which gives rise to MTLRRRWDINTRTQLITLGPALLLTLLLISFFTFVRIQDLRQELDHTGQLIANQLAPATEYGVISGNNDVLDSLLRATLATPHVRFLEIQDSSENILVYVEQPSETHDRSLSVKVFQAPIRLQHIQLGNDFFQDNLNEPKAPRADYLGRVIVGMSNDAFSQRQQEILFKAGILALFALLFTFLLARRLAASLSQPISAMGHAVKAIQQGDYKTPLPIVDDSELGDLSRHINNLAEGLNQASREQQQAMAQLIETREEAERANSAKSDFLAMMSHELRTPMNGVLGMLQLLETTEMTEEQTEYAALASESTEHLLKVINDILDFSRIERAALELEHIPFNLADLISSCAQAFQHSAQQRGLTLTLPIPQGLGALRVQGDPTRIRQILVNLIGNALKFTEHGTVSVEPQWQTLDHELVWFTCTVRDSGIGISAERLELMFDAFQQADSSISRRYGGTGLGLPIARTLAERMGGTLRAQSEEGRGSVFTLEIPLAIDQHSVPDIASNAEGKTGAGDGRQVLLVEDNPVNRTVVEAMLRSLGFEVSLATDGAEAIRSAESLIFTAILMDCRLPLIDGYEATRQIRQLPGCADLPIIALTANALQGDREACLAAGMNDYLAKPFKRTDLQQILQRWVQ